The genomic region GAGGCAGGGAACATACGGCAAACGAGCATGGTCTACCGCTTACTCAGCGTTTTAATCGTCATTACCGGCCTATACGGAAGCGGGCTTCTGGCTATCCGCTCCGGGCAAACGGACCTTTCCGGTCGCGGTTTGCAGACGACCCAATCATCCATCAAACTGGGCGTTTATTATTTTGACGGCTGGACGGGGCAGACCAGAGAACACCTGACCCCGGCGCTGCGCGACAGCTTTCCCGAACGGGAGCCGGTCTGGGGCTGGATGACCAGCACGCCCCGCGCCATGCAGGCGCAGATCGACAGCGCCGCTGGGGCCGGTATAGCCTTCTTCAATTTCTGCTGGTACTATCCCGAAAAGCGCCCTTCCGGTTTTCGGACAAGTCCGCTCAACCAGGCACTTGGCCTGTATCTGGCCGCTCCCAACCGCAAACGACTCGACTTTTCGCTCATGGTGGCCAATCACGGCGGTTTCCGGATTGGCCCGGACGAGTGGGAGACGGCCAGTCAGGAATGGATCAGGCTGTTCAAAAATTCATCCTACGTTACCGTTGACCGCAAGCCGCTGCTGAGCTTTTTCTCGGTGCAATCGCTGGTCGACCAGTTCGGCAGTCCGGAAGCCGTGCAGCAGGCGTTTGCCCGCTTGCGGAAAACGGCCCGGCGGCAGGGATTGAAGGGCGTAACGCTGGCGGCCTGCCTGGACCCCGACCCGAAGGCCATTTCGCTGGCCCGCCGCTGCGGATTCGACGTGCTGACGGGCTACAACTACCACTACGTAGGCTTTCAGCCGGGAAAAACAAAAACGACCATTGACAGTCTGGCCAGTAAAAGCCGCCGCTACTGGAACCGTTTTCAGAATGCGGGCCTGCCTTACATCCCGGTCGTGACGCTGAACTGGGATCATCGGCCCTGGGACAAACCGGGTGTGATTTCGCAGCGATACGAAGGTTTTTCGGCCCAATCGGTTTTCCGGTCGGTGCGGGATGTGCAGGAATGGCTCTGGCAGTACCCGCAGGAAACGACCGCCGAACGAATTGCGATGGTGTACGCCTGGAATGAATACGGCGAAGGAGCCTGGCTGACTCCTTCCCGCCACGATAAACTGCACCTGCTCAACGGCGTTCGTCGGGCACTGCAAAAGCCGTAACTGTACGAAACTCAACGATGAAACGCTTTCCCGGCAAAAACACGCCCCGGCTGCTGGCCGCGGGCATGCTGCTGATCCATTCCCTGACGGCAACGGCCCAGTCCGGCACCGCTCAGCTCACCGCTGAGGCGGGCGGGCTGGTTTCCAGTTCCTCCCGAACACCTTTCTGGTTCCGGGCGACCCAGTTTGGCACGGTTCCGCTCACGGCTCCCCGCGGCTTTGCCCGGCTGGGCGTCGCCGGTACGTTGCAGACCGACAGCACCCGCCGCACGCACTGGCAGCTTCACTACGGGCTGGACGGCGTGGCCAACGCGGGCGGAGCGCCGAAAGCCGTTCTGGCGCAATCGTACCTGTCCCTGGGTACGCGGGCCGTTTCGGTCCGGGTCGGACGCCGGCAGGAGGTTATGGGTCTGGTCGATTCAACGCTTTCGTCCGGTTCTTACGCCTGGTCGGCCAATGCGCTGCCGCCGCAGAAAATTCAGGTACAGACCAATGGTTTCGTGACCGTGCCGTTTACGAAGGGCATTCTGGCAGTGAACGTATTGTACGCGCACGGCTGGCTGTCGCCTACAGACTCTAACCAGCACGTCCGGCTGCATCAGAAGGCGGCTTACGGCCGGATTGGGAAGCCGGGCTGGGCTGTCCGGCTGTACGCGGGCGTCAACCACCAGGCGCAGTGGGGTGGCCGGGCTCCCTATCTGGGCAAGCTGTTTGCCAACAACGGGCAACTGCTGTCGTCGTGGCAGGATTACCTTTCGGTCATCAAAGCCAGTGAATCCACGCGCCGGGAAAACCTGGCGGCCCACGACCTGCTGAACCGCGTGGGCAATCACCTCGGCTCCATCGACGTGGGCCTTGATGCCAATGTCGGCCGCTGGAACATCATGGCCTACAGGCAACATCCTTACGAAGACAAGTCCGGGGCGGCTTTCTACAACCTGCCCGACGGCCTGTACGGTCTACGGCTGCAGTCCCGGCGTTTCTCCGCCCGGAAATTCACTCTTCGGCATGTGATGCTGGAGTATCTGCACACGCTCGATCAAACCGGCCCGGAACTGAACATCGGCAGCCGCCTGTACGAAGGCCGGGATGATTATTTCAACAACGACCAGTACATGAGCGGCTGGACCAATCAGCGTCGCACGCTCGGAACGCCGTTTCTGACTCCCCGCGACGAAGTCCGCCCGGAACTGCTGACGGTCCGGGGCGTGCCCCGTTTTGTCGTGAATAACCGGGTTCGGGCGCTGTACGCCGGGCTGGCCGGTACAGTTTTCGGTCTGCCGTTCGAGAGTCGGCTGGCCTACAGCCAGAACTTCGGGCAGTACAAAGGTCCGTTCCGGCAGTCGGTCGGACAATTCTCGGGCGCTTTGTGGCTGACCTGGCCCGTCCGGCAATTGCAAGGGCTGGAAGTGCGGTCGGCCTTGGCGGTAGACCGGGGCGGGTTGCTTCCTGCGGCTGTCTCCGGCTGGCTCAGTCTGCGCATAGATGGAAAATTTTTCCGGCCGTGATGCGGCAACGGTTGTTTCGAAGGCTTTCAGAAAGACCGGAAAATATATTTATTTATTGTCTGATAAATAGTCTCGTAATTGTTATTTATTTTCGCATTACCTAAGTAATTACTGTCTGGTAATATTCATCAAAAGTTCTGAGCAAA from Tellurirhabdus rosea harbors:
- a CDS encoding capsule assembly Wzi family protein, with product MKRFPGKNTPRLLAAGMLLIHSLTATAQSGTAQLTAEAGGLVSSSSRTPFWFRATQFGTVPLTAPRGFARLGVAGTLQTDSTRRTHWQLHYGLDGVANAGGAPKAVLAQSYLSLGTRAVSVRVGRRQEVMGLVDSTLSSGSYAWSANALPPQKIQVQTNGFVTVPFTKGILAVNVLYAHGWLSPTDSNQHVRLHQKAAYGRIGKPGWAVRLYAGVNHQAQWGGRAPYLGKLFANNGQLLSSWQDYLSVIKASESTRRENLAAHDLLNRVGNHLGSIDVGLDANVGRWNIMAYRQHPYEDKSGAAFYNLPDGLYGLRLQSRRFSARKFTLRHVMLEYLHTLDQTGPELNIGSRLYEGRDDYFNNDQYMSGWTNQRRTLGTPFLTPRDEVRPELLTVRGVPRFVVNNRVRALYAGLAGTVFGLPFESRLAYSQNFGQYKGPFRQSVGQFSGALWLTWPVRQLQGLEVRSALAVDRGGLLPAAVSGWLSLRIDGKFFRP
- a CDS encoding glycoside hydrolase family 99-like domain-containing protein, with the translated sequence MVYRLLSVLIVITGLYGSGLLAIRSGQTDLSGRGLQTTQSSIKLGVYYFDGWTGQTREHLTPALRDSFPEREPVWGWMTSTPRAMQAQIDSAAGAGIAFFNFCWYYPEKRPSGFRTSPLNQALGLYLAAPNRKRLDFSLMVANHGGFRIGPDEWETASQEWIRLFKNSSYVTVDRKPLLSFFSVQSLVDQFGSPEAVQQAFARLRKTARRQGLKGVTLAACLDPDPKAISLARRCGFDVLTGYNYHYVGFQPGKTKTTIDSLASKSRRYWNRFQNAGLPYIPVVTLNWDHRPWDKPGVISQRYEGFSAQSVFRSVRDVQEWLWQYPQETTAERIAMVYAWNEYGEGAWLTPSRHDKLHLLNGVRRALQKP